The Medicago truncatula cultivar Jemalong A17 chromosome 4, MtrunA17r5.0-ANR, whole genome shotgun sequence genome includes a region encoding these proteins:
- the LOC25493382 gene encoding uncharacterized protein, which yields MCSVSGVLVFSLAIFLLLIGTPCSSSFVKTEDKIKSAVFLSPKFELGPGSVVNRYYYDIDFPRGHIAIKDFHAEVVDESGNPIPLHETYLHHWVVGRYHQRKHVTHTENDSHMMLQNSDHVLVRNSGICQGNYLGQYFGLGSETRGTLTDIPDPFGIEVGNPAEVPEGFDEKWMVNVHAIDTRGAEDKLGCTECKCELYNVTVDEYGRSVRPDYKGGMLCCYDHTRCKLKEGFEGPKRNLYLRYTVKWVDWDDFIVPVKIYIIDVTDTLKPSDDSKELNSDHDCKVEYEVKSCSIDQKEGNGCVHVKRTSLPLQTGGYVIYGVAHQHSGGIGSTLFGQDGRVICSSIPNYGKGSEAGNESGYIVGMSTCYPKPGSVKIIDGETLTLESNYNSTKEHTGVMGLFYILVAEQLPYQQLRLFSRSSFVADVNFSDS from the exons ATGTGTTCTGTATCTGGAGTTTTGGTATTTTCATTGGCCATATTTCTCCTTCTGATTGGCACACCATGCTCAAGTTCTTTTGTGAAGACTGAAGATAAGATAAAATCAGCTGTTTTTTTGTCCCCGAAATTTGAGCTAGGACCTGGATCAGTTGTCAATagatattattatgatattgattttcCAAGAGGCCATATAGCAATCAAGGATTTCCATGCTGAAGTAGTTGATGAATCTGGAAATCCTATACCTCTCCATGAAACTTATCTCCATCATTGGGTTGTTGGAAGAtatcatcaaagaaaacatgttACACACACAGAAAATGATAGCCACATGATGCTACAAAACTCTGATCATGTTCTTGTGAGAAACAGTGGCATATGCCAGGGAAATTATCTTGGACAATACTTTGGCCTTGGATCCGAAACAAGAGGAACACTGACAGATATTCCGGACCCTTTTGGTATAGAGGTAGGTAATCCTGCAGAGGTTCCAGAAGGGTTTGATGAGAAATGGATGGTTAATGTTCATGCCATCGATACACGAGGTGCAGAGGATAAGTTAGGGTGCACCGAGTGTAAGTGCGAGCTTTATAATGTTACGGTGGATGAGTACGGAAGGTCTGTAAGGCCTGATTATAAAGGAggtatgttatgttgttatgatcaTACACGGTGCAAGTTGAAGGAAGGTTTTGAGGGTCCAAAGAGAAACCTCTACTTAAGATACACAGTGAAATGGGTTGATTGGGATGATTTTATAGTGCCTGTTaagatatatataattgatgttaCTGATACTTTGAAACCATCAGATGATTCAAAAGAATTGAACTCAGACCATGATTGCAAG GTTGAGTATGAAGTTAAATCTTGCAGCATAGATCAAAAGGAGGGAAATGGGTGTGTTCATGTAAAAAGGACAAGTCTCCCACTACAAACCGGTGGCTATGTGATCTATGGTGTTGCTCATCAGCATTCAGGTGGAATTGGATCAACCCTATTTGGACAG GATGGGAGGGTTATATGTTCTTCTATACCAAATTACGGAAAGGGAAGTGAAGCAGGAAATGAATCAGGCTACATTGTAGGAATGTCCACATGTTATCCTAAACCAGGTTCTGTTAAGATAATTGATGGTGAAACTTTGACTCTAGAGTCTAACTACAACAGCACCAAGGAGCACACCGGAGTAATGGGGCTTTTCTACATATTGGTGGCAGAACAGCTCCCATATCAACAACTCAGACTTTTTTCTCGTTCTTCTTTTGTCGCCGACGTAAATTTTTCTGATAGTTAG
- the LOC25493383 gene encoding uncharacterized protein, translating into MGFTFSTMTLNLLLLIAMVATNILSLYHLSTTLQSPKSPKPLPPIPDELLRQLHTIRATINHLTRLQNTNPNTNTKSSIPSDLLLYSHISPIASSCHNHPDLLHKYMTYTPFSICPSDSELAESLILRGCHPLPRRRCFSPTPKKQTSSSSLPKNPFPSSLPDSSVIWDRYSCKSFDCFNRQNPNLGFEPSREVSKFTSYNSDLDLPVQQLLQIAKSAKSVLRLGLDVGGGTGSFAAAMKVRNVTVVTTTMNVVAPYSEAVALRGLVPLHVPLQQRLPMFDGVVDIVRCGRAVNRWIPVTMLEFLLFDVDRVLRGGGYLWLDHFFSKGVDLDKVYKPLIAKMGYKKVKWATGNKTDAGGVKHGELYLTALLQKPLSR; encoded by the coding sequence ATGGGTTTCACATTCAGCACCATGACACTAAATCTTCTTCTCCTAATAGCAATGGTAGCAACCAACATTCTCTCCCTCTACCATCTCTCCACAACTCTCCAATCCCCTAAATCCCCAAAACCACTTCCACCGATACCCGATGAACTCCTCCGTCAACTTCACACCATACGCGCCACCATCAACCACCTCACGCGCCTCCAGAACACCAACCCCAACACCAACACAAAATCATCAATCCCTTCAGATCTACTCCTCTACTCACACATCTCACCAATTGCTTCTTCTTGTCATAACCACCCTGATCTTCTTCATAAGTACATGACCTACACACCGTTCTCGATTTGTCCTTCTGATTCAGAGCTCGCTGAAAGCTTAATTCTTCGCGGTTGTCATCCTCTCCCTCGCCGGAGATGTTTCTCTCCGACGCCGAAGAAACAAACTTCGTCGAGTTCTCTTCCGAAAAATCCTTTTCCTTCTTCCTTACCTGATTCCTCTGTTATCTGGGATCGTTACTCATGTAAATCATTCGATTGTTTTAACCGTCAAAACCCTAATCTCGGATTTGAACCTTCTCGTGAAGTTTCTAAGTTTACTAGCTATAATTCTGACTTAGATCTCCCAGTTCAACAGCTTCTTCAGATCGCGAAATCAGCGAAATCAGTTTTACGTTTGGGACTTGACGTTGGTGGTGGTACCGGCTCATTTGCGGCGGCAATGAAGGTGAGGAATGTTACGGTGGTTACAACGACAATGAATGTTGTGGCGCCTTACAGTGAGGCAGTTGCGTTAAGGGGACTTGTGCCGCTTCATGTTCCGTTGCAGCAGCGGTTACCGATGTTTGACGGTGTTGTAGATATTGTTCGGTGTGGGAGGGCGGTGAATCGATGGATTCCGGTGACAATGTTGgagtttttgttgtttgatgtTGATAGAGTGTTGAGAGGTGGAGGGTATTTGTGGTTGGATCATTTTTTTAGTAAGGGTGTGGATCTTGATAAAGTGTATAAGCCTTTGATTGCgaaaatgggttacaagaaagtGAAGTGGGCAACGGGGAATAAGACTGATGCTGGTGGTGTTAAGCATGGAGAGCTTTACTTGACTGCATTGCTTCAGAAGCCTCTCTCAAGATGA
- the LOC25493384 gene encoding mitochondrial phosphate carrier protein 1, mitochondrial, translating into MKDIEERKASPPSPSPLSKSKYDYYGICFIGGMLSSGATHLAITPLDVLKVNMQVNPEKYKNNGILSGIATIWKEEGSYALWRGWSGKLCGYGIQGGFKYGLYEYFKNFYAADDDRALIKLNRNSIFFLSGLSAQLLADVTLAPFEAVKIRVQIQRNFAKGLVDGFPLVYRNEGLAGFYRGLVPLWSRNLPFSMVMFSTFEHSVDLIYRKIMHRRKEDCSTAQQLGVTCLAAYTAGAVGTVISNPADNVMTSLYKKKAESAMQAIKSIGFINLFTRSLPIRIALLGPVVTLQWFLYDTIKVLSGFPTSGGLARDQKES; encoded by the exons ATGAAAGACATTGAAGAAAGAAAAGCATCTcctccttctccttctcctctGTCGAAGTCGAAATATGATTATTACGGAATTTGCTTTATCGGAGGTATGCTTAGTTCCGGCGCCACCCATCTCGCTATAACACCTCTCGATGTACTCAAAGTCAACATGCAAGTCAATCCAGAAAAATACAAGAACAATGGAATTCTCTCCGGCATTGCCACCATTTGGAAAGAGGAAGGTTCTTATGCTCTTTGGAGAGGTTGGTCTGGCAAATTATGTGGATATGGTATTCAAGGAGGGTTCAAATACGGTCTTTATGAGTATTTCAAAAACTTCTATGCCGCCGACGATGATCGTGCATTGATTAAGCTTAATAGAAATTCTATATTCTTTCTCAGTGGTTTGTCTGCACAGCTTTTAGCTGATGTTACTTTAGCTCCTTTTGAAGCTGTTAAGATCCGTGTTCAAATTCAACGTAATTTTGCTAAGGGTTTAGTGGATGGGTTTCCGTTAGTATATAGAAATGAAGGCCTTGCTGGTTTCTATAGGGGCCTTGTTCCGTTGTGGAGCCGCAATCTTCCCT TCTCGATGGTCATGTTTTCAACATTTGAGCATTCAGTGGActtaatatatagaaaaattatgCATAGAAGAAAGGAGGATTGTTCTACAGCACAACAACTTGGTGTGACGTGCTTAGCAGCCTATACAGCTGGTGCTGTTGGTACTGTAATTTCCAACCCGGCTGACAATGTCATGACtagtctttataaaaaaaaggctGAATCTGCTATGCAG GCTATCAAGAGCATTGGGTTCATAAATCTGTTCACTAGAAGTCTTCCTATTCGCATTGCACTTCTAGGACCAGTTGTAACTTTGCAGTGGTTTCTATATGACACTATAAAAGTGCTATCTGGATT